DNA sequence from the Rhizobium lusitanum genome:
ACGATTCGCGTGGTCTCGAAATGAGAAGCCTTCGTTATTTTCTTGCGATTCTGATGGCATTGCCCAGCCTGATCGTCTCCGATCCGGCGCTGGCGATACAATCGCGCATCAAGGATATCGCCTCGTTGCAGGCCGGCCGTGACAACCAGTTGATCGGCTACGGCCTGATCGTCGGTCTGCAAGGATCAGGCGACGGCTTGCGGTCTTCGCCGTTTACTGAGCAGTCCATGCGCGCGATGCTGCAGAATCTCGGCATTTCGACGCAGGGCGGCCAGTCCGCCGCCAAGAATACCGCCGCCGTGATGGTGACGGCCAACCTGCCGCCCTTTGCCAGTCCCGGCAGCCGTATCGACGTCACCGTCAGTTCGCTCGGCGACGCGACCTCGCTTCGCGGCGGCACGTTGATCATGACCTCGCTCAGCGGCGCCGACGGGCAGATCTATGCCGTGGCGCAGGGCTCGGTCATCGTCTCGGGTTTCCAGGCGCAAGGGGCCGCTGCCAGCGTCACCGAAGGCACCACGACCGCCGGCCGCGTGCCGGGCGGCGCCATCATCGAGCGTGAGCTGCCGTCGCGCTTCAAGGACTCCGTCAATCTCGTCCTGCAGTTGCGTAATCCGGACTTTTCCACCTCGGTTCGTATTACCGATACGGTCAATGCCTGGGCGACCTCGCGCTTCGGCGCGCCGATCGCCGAGGCGAAGGATTCGCAGGAGGTTGCGATCAGCAAGCCGAAGATGGCGGACCTGACGCGGCTAATGGCGGACATCGAAAATCTTGCCGTCCAGACCGATACGCCAGCCAAGGTCGTCATCAACGAGCGCACAGGAACGATCGTCATCGGCGCCGACGTCCGCGTCTCGCCGGTCGCCGTCAGCTACGGCACCCTGACGGTTCAGGTCAGCGAAAATCCGCAGGTCATCCAGCCGGAACCCTTCTCTGACGGCCAGACTGCCATCCAGGACCAGACGGATATCACAGCGACCAAGAGCGGCGGCGGCGTCGCCATGCTCCAGGGGCCTGACCTGAAGACACTCGTCTCCGGCCTGAACAATATCGGCGTCAAGCCGGACGGCATCATTGCCATCCTGCAAGGCATCAAATCGGCTGGCGCCCTGCAAGCGGAGCTCGTGCTGCAATGATCTCGATCGCTATCGCCCGAAAAATTCTGAATTCCTGCTCTGCGGCCATGGTCGCCCTGCTGCTGTCCGTCTGCGCTGCGGCGGCACAGGAAGCGCCGAAACCGGTCGTTGATCCGGCATCCAGCCAGGACGAGATCAGGCAGTTCTGCACCAATATTGCCGATCCGGCCCGCGACCAGCGCTACCTTCTGCAAAAGCAGGAGCTTGAAAAGCTGCAGGCCGACGTCAATCAGCGCATCGCCACCATGGATCAGCGCAAGGCGGAATATGAAGACTGGCTGAAGCGCCGCGACGACTTTCTGAAAAGCGCCGATGCCGGTCTGATCGACGTCTACAAGAACATGAAGCCCGATGCGGCGGCGGCGAGCCTTGACGGCGTCAAGGTCACCATAGCGGCGGCGATCATCATGAAACTCTCGCCGCGCCAGGCGAGTCTCGTTTTGGCGGAGATGGATGTGCAGAAGGCGGCAGCCGTCACCAACATCATGGCCAGCGCGTCTGATCCGAATACATCGAAGTCGAAGGACCCTTCATGAACATGCGTCTTACGGCCACGTGCGCAATTGTCGTCTTTCTCGCGGGCTGCCAGACGCCGCAGGCTATGAAGGAAATCGGCAGGGCACCCGCCATGAGCCCCATCGGCAGCGGCCTGCAATATGCGCAGACACCGCAGATGTCGCAGTATCCGAAGCGCCCGCACCAGGTCGCGCAAGGCTATTCGCTCTGGAACGATTCGCAGGCGGCCCTTTTCAAGGACGCCCGCGCGCTCAACGTCGGCGATATTCTGACCGTCACGATCCAGATCAACGACAAGGCGAACTGGGACAACGAGACCAATCGCAATCGCACGAACAAAAGCGATATGAACTGGGACATTGCCGCCAAGATCTTCGGCTGGACGCCTGCCACCAGGGCAGACGCGACCTCGGGCTCCGATACCAGCACCGACAGCAAGGGCAAGATGCAGCGCTCCGAGCAGATCAACCTGCTTGTGGCTGCCGTCGTTACCGGCATTCTCGAGAACGGCAACCTGATGATCAGTGGCTCGCAGGAAGTTCGCATGAACCAGGAAATCCGCATTCTCAATGTCGCCGGTATTGTGCGGCCGCAGGACGTCATGGCGGATAATACGATTTCCTACAGCAAGATCGCCGAGGCGCGCATTTCCTATGGCGGCCGTGGTCGCCTGACGGAAATTCAGCAGCCGCCGGTCGGTCAACAGGCGGTCGATCTGCTGTCGCCGCTCTGACGGTCGGACAGCACACGGCATTTTTGCAACAGGCGAGTAACAGACATGGCAGAAGCCGCAGACGCATCGGCAAACAGCAAGGGATCGCCGCTGGTCATGACCATCGTCGGACTGCTCGCCCTGACCGTCCTCGGCGGCGGCGGCGGGTGGTTCCTCGGCACCATAGTTGCGCCGAAGATCAAGGCGGCGACATCAGCCGTGCAGGCCGCCACACAGACGACCGGCGACGAAAAGCAGGCGATAGCCCCCGTGGAATCGAGCAATATCGTCCAGCTCGATCCGATCATCACCAATCTCGGCTATCCCTCGCAGAACTGGATCAGGCTGGAAATCGCGCTCGTGTTCAAGGACAAGCCGGACCCACAACTCGCCCAATCCATCCATGAAGATATCCTGGCCTATGTCCGCACGGTGTCGCTGCAACAGATCGAAGGTCCGCGTGGCCTGCAATATCTTCGGGATGACCTTCAGGAACGTGTTGACCTGCGCTCCGAAGGACGCGTATCGAAAGTCATGTTCAGGACTTTCGTGATCGAATGATTCGATTATTACTTATTTTATCTACATTAGTATTTGCTATATTGTCGCCTGAACTGGCGATGGCGCAGCAATTGTCGCAACAGATTCCGACGGATCTTCTGAACGCCCCGGTGAACGGGTCGGTCGCGGCCTGGATCATCCGCACCTTCGGGCTGCTGACCATCCTGTCGATCGCGCCCGGCATCCTCATCATGGTGACGAGCTTTCCGCGCTTCATCATTGCGTTTTCGATCCTGCGTTCGGGCATGGGTCTTGCAACCACCCCCTCGAACATGATCCTGCTCAGCCTGGCGCTGTTCATGACTTTCTACGTCATGTCGCCGACCTTCGATCAGGCCTGGAAAGATGGGGCGCAGCCGCTGCTTGCCAATCAGATCTCGGAGGCGGATGCCGTTATGCGCATCGCCGAGCCTTTCCGCACCTTCATGGCGAACAACACGCGCGACAAGGACATCAAGCTCTTTGTCGATCTGGCGCGGGAGCGCGGGCAGACGGTGGTGGTCGACAACAAGATCGACTATCGCGTCCTGATCCCGGCCTTCATGATCTCGGAAATCCGTCGCGGCTTTGAAATTGGCTTTTTGGTCGTGCTGCCGTTTCTGGTCATCGACCTGATCGTCTCGACTATCGTCATGGCGATGGGCATGATGATGCTGCCGCCGACATCGATCTCACTGCCCTTCAAGATTCTGTTTTTCGTGCTGATCGATGGCTGGAATCTGCTGGTCGGCAGTCTCGTGCGCTCTTTCCACTGACAGCCTAAAGCCGCAGGAGTGGTCATCGGGCAATGCCCGACGACCTCACATTTCTATTCGGCGGCGATTGCCGCCGCATTCCCGTCTTCGACCAGGAACGGTTCGGTGCGTACGGGCAGTGCCGGCACATCCATGTGATCCGGAGCAAGGCCCAGCCTGGCGCGCTCGACCATCATCCCGTAAGCCGTCTCCAGGTGACTGGTGAAGCGTTCGGCGTCGAAGAGCGGCTTGATATAGCGGTTGGCGGCCAGCACGTCCTTGAGCCCAGCTGCGCGCTCGGGCTGCTCGGCAAACTCCACGGCCATGTCCTCATAGGCCTGGACATCGGCGGCGACCAGTTCCGGTACGCCGATGGCGTTGAGCAGGCTTTCGCTGACGCGCGAGGCGAAGTTCGTGCCCTTCATCGTCAACACCGGCAGGCCGCCCCAGAGCTGCTCAGAGGTCGTCGTATGGCCGTTGACCGGGAAGGTGTCGAGACCGAGATCGGCAAGCTGCTGGCGATCGATATGGTCCTCGTAGCGAATACGGGTCGTGAAGACGACGCGCTTGCGATTGACGCCGCGCGCCTCGAGTCGCGCCCACAGATTGGCTTCGGCGCGTGGGCCGTTGCACAGCAGCCAGAGCACGCTGTTCTTGGTGCGCTTCAGGATGTTGCACCAGACATCAACCATCTGCGGGGTGATCTTGCGGTTGCCGTTGAAGGAGGCAAAGACGAAGGCGTCTTCCGGCAGCCCATGCTGAGCGCGGGTCGTCGGTTGCGGCTTCGGACGATAGATCGGGTCGTTAGCCTGATAGCTTTCGGGCAAGCGGCAGAACTTCTCGTGAAAATGCGGCTTGGACTGTTCCGGCAGCACGTAGGGGTCGCCGATGATGTAGTCGAGATCGACATTGACGGTGGAACCGGGGAAGCCGAGCCATGATGCCTGGATCGGCGCGGCCATATGGTTGAGGATACGTGCGCGGCTATCCTTCGTGTGCCCCTTGAGGTCGATGAGAATATCGATGCCCCGCGCGCGAATGACCTCGGCCACAGCCTGATCGGAGAGGCTGCGGATATCGACCATGGTCCCCCATCTCGAATAATCGAACTCTTCCTCCCGCTGCGACGCTAATGGCGAATGGTCGAAGAGGGTGATCTCGAAGCGGTTCCGGTCGTGCAGTTCCAATATCCGCTGCAGGAGCTTCATGGTCGCGTGGCCTGGCCAGAAGTCCGCCGAGAGATAGCCGATGCGGATCTTGTCTGCCCATGCATGCGGCGCCTTGCGGCGAGCCTCGGCATGTCCGGCGGGCAGCGGTAGCGTGTCGTGGATGGCGAATTTGTTGATCGCTTCGTCGCCGCACCAATGCAGATGGAAGAAGGGATTGTCCGGCGTGACATAGTCGAGATTGCCCGCGGCGAGCGCCGTCTTGATCTGGGCCATATGTTTGTCGACCAGCGCGAGATCCGACACTTCGCGTGCGAAGATCAGGTAAAGCGTGCGGAAGACGATGTTGTCGGGATGATTCTTGAACAGCGTGGCAACGATATGCCGGTTGCCTTCGTCGTAAAGGTCGTCGGTCAGGAGTTTCGCGGCCAGCAGCCGGTGCCTGAGCTCCGGTCCATCGACCAGCACGGTCTTGAAGCCGGTCAAAAGCTCCTTCTGCTGGCGGCCCAGGAAAATGCGGACGAGGACATAGGCCAACTCCGGATCCTTGAAGGCCAACGGCAGGATCAGGCTGCCGATCGATAGCGCCTTGTCCTCATCGCCGCAATCGGCATGCAGCAGCAAGGCTTCGCGCAGATAGTCCTCGCGATGCGGCTTTTGCCTGCCCGCCAGTTCGTAGGCCGTCGCGGCATCCGATTTGAAGCCGAGTTTGAGCAACGTCTTTGCCAGCAGCGCGTAGGTCTTCGGTGATGTATCGCTGTTGAGCAGCTCGTTCAATGTTTCGAGTGCGCGCGTATACTGCCCCTTCTGGTAGAGATTGGAGGCTGTCACAAAGGTGTTTTTGATAGTCACGAGCGAGAACTCCGAGCGAAACGTTGAACAGGCACCGGCTGGAGGCCGAGGACCGTCATCATGGATTCGCCGGATCATCGCGCGCGTAGCTTGCCTGAAACCGAAGCGGCGGTTGAATCACTCATTTACGCACTATTAGCTACGTTGAGGACATCCCTTGCCGCGCCCCCCAAATTTAAGGAATTCGCAAGCAATGGATGCGAATTTGCTCCTCACATGACGGGTTTGGCCCCCTAGGAAAATGGGCCGAGGAGCATGAAGCCGCTCCGTCATCGCCGGTATTTGAAGTCCGGTATGTCCTCCTTTTTGTATTCAGTTTTCGGGGACACACTCATGACAAGCATTAACACCAATAACTCCGCTATGGCCGCACTGCAGACGCTGCGTGGCATCAGCAGCAGCCTGCAGGACACGCAGAGCGCCGTTTCGTCCGGCCTGCGTATCTCCAAGGCTTCCGACAACGCCGCCTATTGGTCGATTTCCACCTCGATGAAGTCTGACAACAGCGCCATTGGCGCCGTTTCCGACGCCCTCGGCCTCGGCGCTGCCAAGGTCGATACGGCATCCACCGCTGTCAGCAGCGCCATCGACGTCGTCGGCCAGATCAAGGACAAGCTCGTCACCGCCATGGAAGGCTCGGTTGACAAGGGCGCTGTCCAGGAAGAAATCGGCCAGCTCCAGCAGCAGCTGCAGAGCGTCGCTCAGTCGGCTTCGTTCAACGGCGAAAACTGGGTCATGGCTGCCAGCGGCGACTCCGCTTCGGTCGTTTCCTCGTTCATCCGCGGCACCAACGGCACCGTCTCGGTCAGCACCACGTCCTACAAGTTCGACGCCACCGCAACCGGCAACGTTCTGTTCGGCTCGAACTCCGGCACGATCGATACTGCTTCCGGTATTCTCGGCACCAAGACCGGTTCCTACTCGGTGTTCAGCCTGGATATCTCGAGCATGACCACGGGCCAGATCTCCAGCGCCCTCAACATGGTTCAGACCGCTCTGAACTCGTTGACCAGCATGGGTTCGAAGCTCGGCTCGATCTCCAGCCGTATCGACCTGCAGACGACGTTTGCTTCCTCGCTCTCCGACTCGATCCAGTCGGGCGTTGGCAAGCTGGTCGATGCAAACATGGAAGAAGAGTCCAGCAAGCTTTCGGCTCTCCAGACCCAGCAGCAGCTGGCCATCCAGTCGCTCTCGATTGCCAACTCTTCGACACAGTCTATCCTGTCGCTCTTCCGTTAAGAAGCAGGACTGGCGTTTAGCGCCAGCCGAAATTCCTAAACAATAAGTTAACCGCGCCTCTCTAAGGCGCGGTTTTTTTTATATTTTTTGCTGTTTCGTGGTTCAGATTTTCTTAACTATATTGTTGTTTTCTAGGGTCATTGAAACGGCGAGTTAACCATAACCAACTGGGGTTAACAGGCATGATGCTGAATGCCGTTTCCGGTTTTTAGACCCGGAATGTCCCTTATTTAACCACTGCCAAAGGGGCAAAATATCATGACGAGCATTCTTACCAACAACGCCGCTATGGGCGCCCTCCAGACGTTGCGTGGCATCAGCAGCAACCTGCAGGACACGCAGAGCGCCGTTTCGTCCGGCCTGCGTATCTCCAAGGCTTCCGACAACGCCGCCTATTGGTCGATCTCTACCTCGATGAAGTCTGACAACAGCGCCATCGGCGCCGTTTCCGACGCCCTCGGCCTCGGCGCTGCCAAGGTCGATACGGCAACCACCGCCGTCACCAGCGCTCTCGATATCGTCAGCCAGATCAAGTCCAAACTCGTCACCGCCATGGAAGGCTCGGTCGACAAGGGCTCGGTTCAGGAAGAAATCGGCCAGCTCCAGGCACAGC
Encoded proteins:
- a CDS encoding flagellar basal body P-ring protein FlgI → MRSLRYFLAILMALPSLIVSDPALAIQSRIKDIASLQAGRDNQLIGYGLIVGLQGSGDGLRSSPFTEQSMRAMLQNLGISTQGGQSAAKNTAAVMVTANLPPFASPGSRIDVTVSSLGDATSLRGGTLIMTSLSGADGQIYAVAQGSVIVSGFQAQGAAASVTEGTTTAGRVPGGAIIERELPSRFKDSVNLVLQLRNPDFSTSVRITDTVNAWATSRFGAPIAEAKDSQEVAISKPKMADLTRLMADIENLAVQTDTPAKVVINERTGTIVIGADVRVSPVAVSYGTLTVQVSENPQVIQPEPFSDGQTAIQDQTDITATKSGGGVAMLQGPDLKTLVSGLNNIGVKPDGIIAILQGIKSAGALQAELVLQ
- a CDS encoding MotE family protein: MISIAIARKILNSCSAAMVALLLSVCAAAAQEAPKPVVDPASSQDEIRQFCTNIADPARDQRYLLQKQELEKLQADVNQRIATMDQRKAEYEDWLKRRDDFLKSADAGLIDVYKNMKPDAAAASLDGVKVTIAAAIIMKLSPRQASLVLAEMDVQKAAAVTNIMASASDPNTSKSKDPS
- the flgH gene encoding flagellar basal body L-ring protein FlgH, whose product is MNMRLTATCAIVVFLAGCQTPQAMKEIGRAPAMSPIGSGLQYAQTPQMSQYPKRPHQVAQGYSLWNDSQAALFKDARALNVGDILTVTIQINDKANWDNETNRNRTNKSDMNWDIAAKIFGWTPATRADATSGSDTSTDSKGKMQRSEQINLLVAAVVTGILENGNLMISGSQEVRMNQEIRILNVAGIVRPQDVMADNTISYSKIAEARISYGGRGRLTEIQQPPVGQQAVDLLSPL
- a CDS encoding flagellar basal body-associated FliL family protein, coding for MAEAADASANSKGSPLVMTIVGLLALTVLGGGGGWFLGTIVAPKIKAATSAVQAATQTTGDEKQAIAPVESSNIVQLDPIITNLGYPSQNWIRLEIALVFKDKPDPQLAQSIHEDILAYVRTVSLQQIEGPRGLQYLRDDLQERVDLRSEGRVSKVMFRTFVIE
- the fliP gene encoding flagellar type III secretion system pore protein FliP (The bacterial flagellar biogenesis protein FliP forms a type III secretion system (T3SS)-type pore required for flagellar assembly.), whose translation is MIRLLLILSTLVFAILSPELAMAQQLSQQIPTDLLNAPVNGSVAAWIIRTFGLLTILSIAPGILIMVTSFPRFIIAFSILRSGMGLATTPSNMILLSLALFMTFYVMSPTFDQAWKDGAQPLLANQISEADAVMRIAEPFRTFMANNTRDKDIKLFVDLARERGQTVVVDNKIDYRVLIPAFMISEIRRGFEIGFLVVLPFLVIDLIVSTIVMAMGMMMLPPTSISLPFKILFFVLIDGWNLLVGSLVRSFH
- a CDS encoding glycosyl transferase, which encodes MTIKNTFVTASNLYQKGQYTRALETLNELLNSDTSPKTYALLAKTLLKLGFKSDAATAYELAGRQKPHREDYLREALLLHADCGDEDKALSIGSLILPLAFKDPELAYVLVRIFLGRQQKELLTGFKTVLVDGPELRHRLLAAKLLTDDLYDEGNRHIVATLFKNHPDNIVFRTLYLIFAREVSDLALVDKHMAQIKTALAAGNLDYVTPDNPFFHLHWCGDEAINKFAIHDTLPLPAGHAEARRKAPHAWADKIRIGYLSADFWPGHATMKLLQRILELHDRNRFEITLFDHSPLASQREEEFDYSRWGTMVDIRSLSDQAVAEVIRARGIDILIDLKGHTKDSRARILNHMAAPIQASWLGFPGSTVNVDLDYIIGDPYVLPEQSKPHFHEKFCRLPESYQANDPIYRPKPQPTTRAQHGLPEDAFVFASFNGNRKITPQMVDVWCNILKRTKNSVLWLLCNGPRAEANLWARLEARGVNRKRVVFTTRIRYEDHIDRQQLADLGLDTFPVNGHTTTSEQLWGGLPVLTMKGTNFASRVSESLLNAIGVPELVAADVQAYEDMAVEFAEQPERAAGLKDVLAANRYIKPLFDAERFTSHLETAYGMMVERARLGLAPDHMDVPALPVRTEPFLVEDGNAAAIAAE
- a CDS encoding flagellin; the protein is MTSINTNNSAMAALQTLRGISSSLQDTQSAVSSGLRISKASDNAAYWSISTSMKSDNSAIGAVSDALGLGAAKVDTASTAVSSAIDVVGQIKDKLVTAMEGSVDKGAVQEEIGQLQQQLQSVAQSASFNGENWVMAASGDSASVVSSFIRGTNGTVSVSTTSYKFDATATGNVLFGSNSGTIDTASGILGTKTGSYSVFSLDISSMTTGQISSALNMVQTALNSLTSMGSKLGSISSRIDLQTTFASSLSDSIQSGVGKLVDANMEEESSKLSALQTQQQLAIQSLSIANSSTQSILSLFR